A window of Sphingobacterium kitahiroshimense genomic DNA:
ACGCCGCTAAAGGTCTTAACACAGCCGGATTAAATGTAGTTGATGCTGGATAAAAGATATTAGCAGCACCTGCCAATTTCAAATATGTTGTCGCATCTGTAGAAACGAGTGATTGATTTCCTGTCGGAGTAGCACCACTGAAAGCTGCAGTATATGCATGGACGACATTTCCAGTAAACGTACCTGCAGCACCGTCTTGGAATGCAGCACCTGTTGCATAACCTGCGATAATCGAGTTTTGAATATCATATTCTGTACCTCTTCTCCAACGGTTACCAAATTTCAATTTAGTACCGGCTACAGTAACATCTTTAATACCCAAGAATGTGAAATTTTTCAAAACTGGGCGTGTTTTAGGTGTTTGAGCATATGGAGCTGTACCTTCGTTATCAGACTCCAAACCATTCGAATCAGAGTTACCGCCTGATAGACTGTTTGTCGAATTAGGATCTTTCAATGATAAAGCATATTGGATTGTTCCGGTATAACCATGATCAAAATCAAAATCATCATCGTCATTTGATAATGCTACTAAGTATTTCGCATTGACGGTACCTCCAAAGAACTCAAAACCATCATCTTTACCCCAAGATACTTGAATGTTTTCTAGCGTAGTACCAGTACCAACGCCACCTAAAGTCAATCCGTTGATTTCATTGTCGGCAGTTAAATTGTAACCAGCAAACTCAATACGTACATATTTTAATGAGCCTGAATTATCTGCTGCATTTGTACCACCATAAGTCACATCTACGCCTACAGGTTGAGGAATTCCTTCGATTCTTTTTGTTGCAACTTGATTTGTAGTTGCGCTACCCAATAATACAACACCTCCGAAATCTCCAGGATTACGAGAGTTAGCAGCATTCGGAGAAGTAAATACAATAGGTGCCGCAGCAGTACCATTGGCAATCAATTTGGCCGTTTTCGGAACAACCAAAACCCCTTTGATATTTTGTGTCAATCCAGTAATCTGATCGTTGTATGCTTTAGTCACACCAGAAGTAATGTACGTACCTGGTTGAATAGTTAATGTTGCCCCTGGCTTTACAAAAGCTACACCATCAATTTTCCATACGGTGTCCGCAGAAAGCGTTGTTTTAGTAATAATTCCTGAAGCATCTGTTGGAATAGTTGCTTGAGGTTTGTTTGGCAAACCAGCATTCAAATCTGAATTAGGTCCTACGTTGTCTTTGTTACAAGAAGTCAATGCAATTGCGCATACACTTGCTACTGTTAAGATTTTTTTCATTTTATGTTAAATAATTACTAGTTTTGCCATCACAAGATCATTTTTTAGACTATGCATCCCTATGGGATAGCATTTCATAAGTTTGCATAGTTGTTTTCATCCCCCCTTATTTTGCTTCTATTTTATCTTCCTGTTGTGCGATGTGGCCAAACTTGGAACTCATGTGCAATTTTTTAAGGGAGGCATGAAGCTGCCTCGCGCAGTTATTTTTTATTATTTTAAAAATTATAGGTCACTGAAAGACTAAATCTTCGACCGTCTTTTTTACGATAGGTTATAATATCGTCGTCCGCCCTATTATATTTATTATCTCCTTTAACAAGCTCATAAATTATTTCTCCTTTTTCCCCTTGAGAATTACTATACGCTGATTGATTTTGATAATACCTTGTCCATTCATCCAGAAGATTGGCAGCATTAAATTTCACCTCCAATTTCTGCTTCAAAAAACGCTTATACACCTGAAAATCAATTTGCCTTGGTGCAAGTTCATATTCTACCCTATTTGGATTTACAGAGGCTGTATTTGTACGATAGCCTCTATGATTATAGCTTGCTGTTACACCAAAACTATCTCCCCAATAACCGACACCGAGATTCAACAACCAAGGTGATTGTCCCATTAGTGGACGATCTTGATTAGGTGCTCTTTCTTTTTCGCGTTCTGCAATTGTACGATCATCTACCAACTTATGTCTCCACTGACTTAATGCGTTAACTTCAGATTTCAACAATGTTCCATTGGCGTTTAGAAAAGCTTTAGATAGCCAGTCGGCCTCACCAATAAAACTCAAGTTTTTACGAACTTCAAATTCCAACCCCATGTTTTTTGCGGACTCCATATTATTGAAAACATATGCGGTTCCGGGACTTACATCTTCATTTTCAATCAGTTCTATTGGCTTATCTAAGTATTTATAAAATCCTGTTAAGGATATAATTTCACCAGGACTTGGATACCATTCCAATCGCAGATCAACATTATCGATAAAAGTTGATTCGACATTATCCCCTGAAACAATAGCATCCAATTCAAAGTCATAAAATCCAAAAAAACCTGACTCCCTAAAGTCTGGACGAATGGCCGTCTTTGAATAACTTCCTCTCACATTAAAGGTATTGGTCACACTATAAGTTGCATTAATGGACGGTAGAAATTTCCAATTATTTTCACGAATCATCAGTTTATACAATAGTAATTTATTATTATCTGCATCTGGATCGCCATTCTGCTTTCTAAACATTTCATCCTGACGATTTAACAGATTGTAGTATTCGGCACGGAATCCATAGACTAATCTTAGCTTATTCCAAAATTTCTGATCCAACATCAGATACCCTGCATGTGAACTCATATCACCATCATAAACATTACCACCGATAGGCTCAGGATAATAATAAGCTTGACCAACTCCGTTTCCGATAGTTTCTGGAGAGAACAATATATCATAAGGTTTTTCAATAGCAGGTGCCGATTTAGAAGGATCATCGGGCATATAAGAGCGGGTAAATGGCAACAAACGAAAGACCGAAAGATTACGATTTTTTTTCCAGCCTTGATATCCAGCCTTAACCAAAGTGCTAACGGATTTTCCTTCACCAAAGACTCGAGAAAATGCCATTGCCCAATTAAAATCATTTTCATTAATCTCAGTCCACATGCGGGAATCAAAACCCGTTTCGGAATGGTTAGACCAATTAGAAAGACTTAATAAATTAGGACTTTGAAACATATAATTCCCGTCTAATATTGTCGTTAATCCATATCGCAATTTACGTTCATCCAAAATCTGCTGCTTGATTCTATTATAGGCAAACATACCCTCAGCCTTGATTTTCCACGGCAACTGATATTCACCGCTTAACTGATGCTGCTGCAAAGACATTGTTTCAGGTAATTGATATTGATTTTTGGTCGGAGGGTTATTTAAATTTGTAAAGGTTGACCGGATATTTTCACTATAATTATTGTTAAAAGTCCGGGCGTACATATTTTTAAATGCGAGCTTAAAATCCTGTCCTTTTAGTCCAAAATTCGCCACCAATCCGCTACTACTATTAAAGCGATAGGAGGTTCCTGCACCATTCTGACCGATCGTATCACTTTCTATCATATGTTGCTTCTCTCCATACCCATTAATGATACCAGATCCTCGCACATTATTAAAGGCGACAATATTTTGTTCATTTCGAATATTAGCAGAAGCAGAGAAACCGAACAGTAATCCATTTGAAAAATTATACCGCCTTCCCAATGCAAACCTTAAATTTTGATTAGGAATGGCCTTGTAGCGATATAATTTCATCGCATCTGCGTTAACTTGCTTGGACTGGGCTATTGCATCAATGTCATTGTACTTCAAATTTGAACCTGGCATTAAAAATTCTTCATTCAATTTTTGATCGTTCAATATATATCCTGGAGGGGCATCTAGACGTCTTGCTTCTCCATTCCAAAACCAAGGCTGTATCCCTTCGGGCTGCTTCGAAGAAGAATGATTAAAACCAAAATATTCGCTATTATGCCGTTCACCAAGGCGATAAAAGTCTTTTCCTGTTGTGCGGGAATTTCCTCCAACGCCATATTGTATTGTGGTAAAATCCTTATCCGGGATATCTAACGTATTGATTGAAACCTGCCCGCCCGAGAATTCGGCCGATACATCCGGTGTTGCCGTTTTATTGACCACCACAGAACTCACCATCTCGGTTGGAATAATATCAAAAGAAAAATCACGTCTATTCTGCGAAGTACTTGGGATGACTACCCCATCCAACATGGCTTGATTGTAACGATCGGACATACCCCGCACAATCACATTTCTATTGTTGACGGTCGTCAATCCAGTAACGCGCTTTAGCACCTGCCCCATATCATTGTCCGGTGTACGTGCAATCTGCTCGGCAGATATACCATCAGTCACCGAGGCAGCGTTCTTTTGTGCGGCATACAGTCCTGCTACAGATGCTTTTTTAAACGACACACTAACGACCGCCGTTTCCAACTTATTGGTCTGCGTTTTCATAGCAATATTTAATGCTGTAAGTTCTCCGTCCTCTATTTTCACGCCTTCTATGCGCTGTGTCTGATAAGATAGATAACTGACTTCCAAGACATAAGTCCCCGATACAGCGGTTAAAATATAACTACCATCAATACTGCTCTGTGTCGTCTTATTGGTTCCGACCAACTTAATGCTAGCATTAGCCAACAACTGACCTCGATCATCAATTACTTTCCCGGAAATGCGTCCTACCTGCTGTAGTGGTTTTTTGACCAATGTAATATAGACCCCATTATCTTGAGGTATCAGATCTGTACCCCTAAGAAGGTAGCGCACTACTTCTCCTATACTGCTATTTTTAAAAATTTTGGCATTCACTTTTTCCTTTGACAGATTATATTTATTGGCATCAAAGGCAATATGTATATTTTGCGATTCCAAATGCTCGAAAGCTGCTGGAATATTAGATTCATTAAAAGAAACTGAAATCTTTCTATTGAGCAACTGGCCGTATGCACCTGATGCTAAAAGCATTTCTGCCGATACGATTAAAAGAAGTAGTCCCACCAATGATGACTTGATCATAAACTTAATATTGTTTTTCGTAACGTATTTCATAAATTTGTATGCGTATATAATAGCTCTATAAGTTTTTGTATATGTTATTTTATAGCACCTTATGGATGCTATAGGATCCAGAGTTGATGATGGCAGTCGTCAGCTCTTTTTTATTCCCGAATTAGTAGATATGCACCGTACTCCCCTCCTTCCTAGACTTGTTATGGTGGACAGCTTTTATACTTTCCAAGGTTGCTGACCAAGAGAGCTGTTTCGATATCGGCATGCTGTAGCGCTGTCGGGCAATCTGATCATCACCGGCTTTCAGATCTACATTGTAGATATTTTTAACTGCTAATGCCAATTCTGCAAAACTGCTTTGCTTTAGGTAAATCTTTCCCTCAATCCAACTATTACGTATAGTGAGGTCAAAAGTCTCTTGGTTACTGCTGTGGTTGTTTTTGGTATAGCGAATCTGTCCGCCGCGCTCCAATGTGCCTAATGACTTGTTGTCCGCCGCTACTTGTACTTTACCTGTAAATACAGATACAGATATTTCATCCGATTCGCGGTAGTTTTTTACCGTAAACGATGTACCCAATACCTTTGTCTGTAATTGCTGTGTATTGACAACAAAAGCTTTTGTGGAATCTTTTTTAACTTCAAAAAATGCTTCTCCGGCAAGTAGCTCTACTACACGGTCCTTTCTGTCGTATGAAACGGTATCCAATTTAATTTTGGAACGTGCATTTAAAATGATCGTTGATCCGTCTGCCAATAATACCTTCTTCCGTTGTGCAACTCCTGTTTCAAAAATCCGGTACCCTGGTTTTAAATTCGCTTCTTTTTTTACGACATCCAGATCGGTTTGTTTTCCTAAAAACAATATGCTAAAGCAAAACAAAAGTGTAGCCGCCACAGATCCAATCCAATAGACCATTTTCCGAATTGATGATTTTTGAGGAGTGGTATTTTCAATCTGCTGTTGTATCCTATTCCATAATTGGACCTCATCTATTGCACTTTCAGGAATTTCTTCCCGATCTAGTGTTTCATACCAGCGATCGACCAACATACGCTCTGCTTTTGTAGCTTTATTCTGCTGATATCTGTAGATCAGGGATTCAAATATTCTTCTTTTCACTTTTTTGCCTGCTGTTTATATATAAGTCTGCAAAAAAGCTATAAAGTACTTCAAGAAATAGTTAATGTTTTATAAAAGAATTGTTAAGTATATTTTTGGTGGCAGTCATTGTCTGCTGTACAAAATATTTATTTAGATAGTTGCTCCAGAGCGAGAACAAGAAATACGCTAAGCGTGCTATTTTGAACACTTTGTCTTGCACTTATTGCTTTCCTCATTCTTTTGGAAGCTTCTGTCAGGTTATTTTTCACGGTCTGCTCCGAAAGCCCCATACGTAGGGCGATCTCTCGAATTGGCAGATGCTCCCATTTAAGTAAGAGTGCCTGACGCATATTATGCGGCATAATTTCCAATTCCTCTTCCAGTAATCTTTCTAATGCAAGGTAAGTTTCCAATTCTTCAGGATGCTGTTGTACATAGTCAAAAATATGGTTGCTCCAATGGTCCAACAGTCTATTTTTAACTTTATTGGCATTAAAAAAATCGATAATCTTATACTTGAGCATTCCTTTGAGGTAAGCTGGAAGATTCATTTGGATGTCGATCGTATGGCGCTTTTCCCAAAACTGTACAAATAATTCTTGGAGAATATCTTCTACATCCTGAGCGTCCAAAATCCGCCGGGCAGCATGTTGATAAAGATCTTTCCAACAATAGCGATAAAGCTCTCCAAAAGCGTTCGTATCATTTCGCTCTTTAATAGCTTGAAGCCAATGCTGATATATAATTGGTATTTGATCCATACTACTATCAAAAGTAAGGTTGAAATATTAAGTCTACATTAACAAATGATCAAAAAAGCAGAACAGTTATAAAATAGTTTCACAATCCAAATAATTCTTTTCAATGTGGTTTATTTATGTTTAACAGGTATAAAAATATTTATTTGTCATTCAAAAAACACATTATATCAAATACTTAGCTTATAAATTAGTTTTGTAAATATTATTTTCCTATCTTTGCATCGCCTTAGGCAATAGAGCCTATTGTATAAATTAATTCATGAACCCATTTTTAGAACTGGGAATCCGTGAGGAAATTGTTAATGCCATCTCAGAATTAGGTTTTGAAAAACCTTCTGAAATTCAGGAAAAAGCCATTCCTGTTTTATTGACTGGTAACGACGATTTTGTCGGATTAGCCCAAACCGGCACAGGTAAGACAGCAGCATTTGGTCTTCCATTATTACAGCAATTAGACTTTTCTCAGAAACATCCTCAAGCGTTGGTATTGTGTCCAACACGTGAGCTTTGTTTGCAAATCTCGAAAGATATAGAAAGATATGCTAAAAACCTCGACAACGTACATGTTGTTGCTGTTTATGGAGGTGCAAATATTAGTGACCAACTTCGTCAAATCAGACGTGGTGTGCAAATTGTAGTAGCGACCCCAGGTCGTATGTTAGATATCATTGGCCGTAATGCTATTGATTTCTCTCAAGTGAAATATGTTGTGTTAGATGAAGCAGATGAAATGCTTAACATGGGCTTCAAAGAAGACATCAACAACATCCTGTCAGAAACTCCTGACACTAAAAAAACATGGTTATTCTCTGCAACAATGCCATCTGAGGTACGCCGTATAGCTAAAAACTATATGACTGATCCAGTTGAAATGACTGTAGGTACGAAAAACACTGGTAATGCTAATATTGAACATCAATATTATTTAATTAGAGCTAAAGACAAATACGCTGCTTTCAAACGTATTGTAGATTCAAATCCTGATATCTTTGGTATCGTGTTTTGTCGTACAAAAATTGAAACGCAAGAAATTGCTGAATCTTTAATTAAAGATGGTTACAACGCTGATTCATTACACGGAGATTTATCTCAACAACAACGTGATAAAGTGATGAAACGTTACCGTGACCGTAGTTTACAATTATTAATTGCTACAGACGTTGCAGCCCGTGGTATTGATGTAAACGACGTAACTCACGTGATTAACTTCTCTTTACCAGATGAAATTGAAAACTATACTCACCGTTCTGGCCGTACAGCTCGTGCAGGTAAAACTGGTATTTCAATCTCATTGATCAACATTAAAGAGCAAAGCAAAATCCGTCAACTTGAAAAAGTTATCGGAAAACAATTTGAGCGTAAACAAGTTCCTCAAGGAGCTGATGTTGTTGAAAAACAATTATTAACGATCATCAATAAAGTTCAGAATGTAGAAGTTAATGAGGATCAAATCAATCAATTCATACCAGCTATTATGGAAGGTTTTGAATCGTTATCGAAAGAAGATATCGTAAAAAGATTTGCTTCATTAGAATTCAATAGATTCTTAGATTATTACAAAGGTGCTCATGATTTAAATATCGAAGCACGTGATATCAGCAGCAATGGCCGCGAACGTGGCGAAAGAGGCGAGCGTGGTGAAAGAGGAGAACGTGGTAGCTCTAAAGGATTTACTCGTTTATTCATGAACCTTGGTTCTGTAGATGAATTCAGCCGTGGAGACATGTTAGGATTTATCTGTAACAACGCTAAAATTTCTGGAAAATCAATTGGTAAAATTGATTTAAAAGGAGTATTCACTTTCTTTGAAGTTGAAGATGCTGAGGTAACAAAAGTATTCGAAGGATTTAAAGACGTTGATTTCAACGGTCGTAACGTACGTATCGAAGTTTCTGGAGACGGAAAAACTGAAAACCGTGGTGGTGGAAACAGAAGCCGTGGTGGAAGTGGCGAACGTAGAAGCTTTGGCGGTGGTGAAAGACGTGAAGGTGGAGGTGGTTACCGCGGTGGTGGTGATCGCAGAAACGGTGGCGGTGAAAGACGTGAAGGTGGATACCGTGGTGGAGATCGTAGAGAAGGAAATGGTGGTGGTTTTAGAGACTTTTCTGGAAAAAGAAAAGAATCTAGTAACAAATACTAATCGATTCATCTTATAAAATAAGAGCGGCTATCCCAAAAGATAGCCGCTCTTATTATTTATACAGCAGTTATGTAATTTCCTAATGTGATTAACATAAAAAAAGAAGAGTGGCTACCCTGAAGATAGCCACTCTTCTTTTTTTATATAATATTTATACAAATATTATTTCACGCGTTGACGAATAGCCTCGTATAATACAACCCCAGCTGAAACAGATACGTTTAATGATCCTATTTCTCCGAACATCGGTATTTTAGCAAGGTGATCTGCAATACGAATTAAATCGTCTGATACACCTGTATCCTCAGCTCCCATGATGATACAGGTTGGTACAGTATAATCTACATCATAGATGCTATCTTTTGTCTTTTCAGTACTTACAACTAACTGTATGCCGGACTCAATAAGAAATTTACCCACTTTAGCCAAACCTTCATGACGACATACTGGTATTTTATATAATGCACCTGCGGATGTCTTGATTGCATCAGGATTCACCTCTGCAGATCCTTTTTTTGGTACAATAATCGCATGTACACCTGAACATTCTGCTGTACGTGCAATAGCACCAAAGTTGCGCACATCTGTAACACCATCTAGCATCAAAAATAAAGGCACCTCTCCTTTTTCATAAATTTCAGGAACAATGTCTTCAATTTTTTGATAGATAATCGGGGAAATAACGGCTATAACACCTTGATGGTTTTTACGTGTGATACGGTTTAGTTTTTCAATTGGAACTTGTTGAAACCCTAAGTCGTGCTCTTTCAAAAGAGCTTTCAATTCTAAAACTAAACTTCCGGCTAAACCTCTTTGTATAAATAATGATTCGATTTCTTTACCACTATCTATCGCTTCTATAACGGCACGAATACCGAAAACCATCTGATTGGCTTCACGATCTGATGATCTATCGTGTCTTTGAAAATTTTGCATGCTTAATATTCTAAATAAGAATTGGTTTCTAGCAATTAGCTAACCAATTTGAAAGGCAAAGATACAAAAAGAAATATGGGTTAGTGCAAGAAAAAGTTGGTCTAAGTTTTAACTTAGTCCCAAATTAAGCTCTTTTCTTAACGTTTCTAAAAGTGGATTCTTCTGTACCATAGCTTGATATTTCTCTTGCGAGGTATAAGGTTTACGTACAACATCATGCTCCATAACAATACCACGTAGATCTAGTGAAAAATTATGCAGTGCAGGGCGAAGGTAATTTAATAAATCTACCTTTGCCATATTGAGAACATCCATCTGGACCATGTTCTCCACATCTACTTCAATTTGATTTCCAACTAACTTTGGTGGCACAGCTGTCATCAGGGTATACAGATTAATCTTATTTTGCTTTTTTATATCTGTTGCCAACGTTTTCCAGAATTGGATAAATTTTTCATAAGTCACTACTTCCTCTTCCGTACCTTTAACTAAACTAGGTTCGTTACTATCTTCTTCTTCAGTTTTAGATTCAAAAATTGAATTTAGATCAGGTAATGATGGCATAGAACTTTTGGAAGCTCCCCATCCACCCTTTTTCACTTTAGGCGGTAAGTTAGAGACTTCTGGGCTTTTCGTTTGTTCTACTATAGGTGTTGCAGGAGGTACTGCAATCGGAGTTATAGCTATATTTTTATCTACTACTGGTAATGAGGGTTTTGCATCAACGACAGGGGTTTCTGTGGCTGGAGCTACATTAGGGAGTTTTTTTTTTAATCCTTCAACCGTATTGGGAGCTTGAAGGGCTCCAATCTGGCTTAACTTAATCGCACTTGATAAGTGACAAATTTTTAATAGCGCTAATTCTACCTGAAGCCTCTGATTCTTACTTGTTTTATAATTAATCTCACATTGATTAGCAATATTCAATGCTGATAATAATAATCCCGTTGAAGATTTACGTGCTTGATCCAAATACTTAGCTCTTATACTTTCACTTACTTCTAACAACTTTAGCGTAGACGGTTCTTTTGCTACCAATAGATTTCTAAAATGCGATGCTAAACCTGAAATGAAATGACTGCCATCAAAACCATTATTTAAAATATCATTTAATATTAATAAGGTATCTGCTGGATTTTCAATCAATATAGCATCTGTCAATTTAAAGAAGTAATCGTAATCTAAAATATTCAGATTATCAATAACTGCTTGATAAGTGACCTGCTTATTTGAAAAACTAACGATTTGATCAAACATCGATAATGCATCACGAAGTCCTCCATCTGCTTTTTGAGCAATGATATGAAGGCCATCTTGATCGTACTGAATACTTTCACGTGCTGCAATGCTGGCCAAGTGATTGGCCATATCTTCAACACGGATACGGTTAAAATCAAAAATCTGACAACGTGATAAAATCGTAGGTAAGATTTTATGCTTTTCTGTAGTTGCTAAGATAAATATGGCATAGGCAGGTGGTTCTTCCAATGTTTTTAGGAAAGCATTGAATGCCTGCTGCGACAGCATGTGAACCTCATCGATGATATAGATCTTAAACTTACCCACTTGTGGTGGAATACGTACTTGATCAATCAAATTTCGGATATCGTCTACTGAGTTGTTTGATGCTGCATCTAATTCATGAATGCTAAATGAATTACCATTCTGAAAAGATTTACAGCTATCACATACACCGCAGGCTTCGCTAATATCTGAAATGTTTTCACAATTTATTGTTTTTGCTAAAATACGCGCGCAAGTTGTTTTACCCACACCTCTTGGTCCACAGAACAAAAATGCTTGTGCTAACTGATTGTTATGAATAGCATTCTTAAGTGTACCGGTGATGTGTTGCTGACCGACAACCGAGTCAAAGGTGACCGGGCGATATTTACGAGCAGAAACAATAAAATTTTCCATTGTACGAAGATACAAATTTTGTACCTCCGTCACAAAATTAAAAAGCGATACTTCAAAAAAGTGTGCTCTTAAAACTGTTAGATAACAGAAACAAGAAGATAAAAAAATAGCTTCATTTTTCGATGAAGCTATCCAATATCATGATATAAAAGTTTTAATTCCCTTTGGGTTCAAGAGCACGCCAAACGACTGCGGCAATCATAGCTCCTACTATTGGAGCTACAATAAATAACCAAAGTTGTGAAAGTGCTGGCCCCCCGGCTAGTAAAGCTGGACCAAAACTACGTGCTGGATTGACTGAAGTACCTGTGATGGGAATGGCAACTAAATGAATTAAAACTAAGGTCAGCCCTATAGCCAAACCAGCCATAGTGGAATTTCCAACTTTGGAGGTAGTCGCTAAGATGACAAATAAAAAGATGAAGGTTAAAACAGCCTCTGTTAAAAATGCGGCGGTTGTGCCGTATTCATTCTGATAGCCTTTCCCCCATCCATTCGACCCATATGCCCATTCACCTGGAGAGAAACCCGCTAGCTGTCCTCCTAGAATTTGCTGTAGAACAAAAGCACCTAATAATGCTCCTATTAATTGTGCTACAATATAAACAACAGCATCTTTCGCAGCAATCTTTCCTGCAACAAGTACACCGATTGTTACCGCGGGGTTGATGTGACACCCACTAATGCCGCCTATCGCATAGGCAAAAACAACAACGGATAAACCGAATGCTAGCGCGATCCCCAGTAATCCCAATCCCGACAATCCGCCTAAAGTCGTAGCGCCGGCGACAGCCGCTGCACCACAACCAAATAGTACCAAACCAAAAGTTCCAATTAGTTCAGCAACAAATTTTGTAGAAATATTTGTTTCCATTTCTTTAAGTTATAATATGGTCAAACTTGCGTCAAATATCTTACCCCTTTTACACCTGTTTTTCAGCGAGTTAAATTAAAGTAAGGATACAGCTACATGTATATTATTTCCTACAGATAATATACAATAGTAACAGGTAAAACTTAATACTAAAATCATGAGATAATAACGCTTTAGGTATGAAAAATTTTTAGTTTTTTAGTGTGATCTATATTACTTTTCTACGTAACATGGGTTCAAAGAGCAATTGATTAATGTTGGCGAGAGATGACGGTACCATCACATGCTATGGCGCCGCTATATTGTTGTGTCGCAAATCGATGATGCTCTTAAGATGATACGCTACATTTTCTTGAAATATAAGTCCGCCAAGATGGTTGAACATCAATAAGTCAAAAGAAAAGTATCTCCCTGCCTGCACCGAGACAATACAGGAGTTTACTTTTATCTTGACAGACTGGTGAATAGCTCCAAACACTTTCCTTTCAATAAACTAAATCCCTCTGTGAGTAAAGAATTATTTCCTTAAAAGCATGTTACGTAGAACTATCTACGCGAGATCGCGCAAAATAATCAAGCCGTTGGGAGATATAAGCTTGTTGTAAGAAGAAATCTCCCTATTCCTCTTCATCATTACAAAGAAACTAGAAGATATCTTTCAAAAGTACGGTATTACTGAATTGCAATGGCGCAAAATGATCTCCCCACTATGCTAAGGGTATCGGAAATAGTGCGGAAGAATTCGGCCTTTCCGTCTGTTAGGAATTCCATCGCGTGAAGAGCCGTTGCATCGCGTATAATCTTTAGTATCTATCGTTTCAATTGTGAGGTATAGCAAAAAAGAGTTATTTTAGTGATTAAATCTAGATGATATTCTGATGAAATATATTCGTGCAAAAGCCAATTTTATTCGATATACTGACGGAAAACTACTTTTAAGAGCAAGCTATATTTTATCGTGCATGAAGAATTCTACTGTCTTTATTAATCCGACTTTGCCACTGCCAACTATTGAAGATGCTTACCAAGATTACCAGATGAAAGTGATCGAGGCTGAAAGCGGAAGCCGAGAAAAGAAGTCTTATAAGCGAGAAAGCAAGCGGAAACTCTGTGAACTGTTGCAACAGCTTGTTGCTTACGTCAATTTAGTCAGTGATGGAAAGTTATCTTTACTACAAAGTTCGGGTTTCCCTGTACTCACCAGAAAACGTAAAGGCCAAGT
This region includes:
- a CDS encoding FecR family protein — translated: MKRRIFESLIYRYQQNKATKAERMLVDRWYETLDREEIPESAIDEVQLWNRIQQQIENTTPQKSSIRKMVYWIGSVAATLLFCFSILFLGKQTDLDVVKKEANLKPGYRIFETGVAQRKKVLLADGSTIILNARSKIKLDTVSYDRKDRVVELLAGEAFFEVKKDSTKAFVVNTQQLQTKVLGTSFTVKNYRESDEISVSVFTGKVQVAADNKSLGTLERGGQIRYTKNNHSSNQETFDLTIRNSWIEGKIYLKQSSFAELALAVKNIYNVDLKAGDDQIARQRYSMPISKQLSWSATLESIKAVHHNKSRKEGSTVHIY
- a CDS encoding RNA polymerase sigma factor; its protein translation is MDQIPIIYQHWLQAIKERNDTNAFGELYRYCWKDLYQHAARRILDAQDVEDILQELFVQFWEKRHTIDIQMNLPAYLKGMLKYKIIDFFNANKVKNRLLDHWSNHIFDYVQQHPEELETYLALERLLEEELEIMPHNMRQALLLKWEHLPIREIALRMGLSEQTVKNNLTEASKRMRKAISARQSVQNSTLSVFLVLALEQLSK
- a CDS encoding TonB-dependent receptor, which translates into the protein MKYVTKNNIKFMIKSSLVGLLLLIVSAEMLLASGAYGQLLNRKISVSFNESNIPAAFEHLESQNIHIAFDANKYNLSKEKVNAKIFKNSSIGEVVRYLLRGTDLIPQDNGVYITLVKKPLQQVGRISGKVIDDRGQLLANASIKLVGTNKTTQSSIDGSYILTAVSGTYVLEVSYLSYQTQRIEGVKIEDGELTALNIAMKTQTNKLETAVVSVSFKKASVAGLYAAQKNAASVTDGISAEQIARTPDNDMGQVLKRVTGLTTVNNRNVIVRGMSDRYNQAMLDGVVIPSTSQNRRDFSFDIIPTEMVSSVVVNKTATPDVSAEFSGGQVSINTLDIPDKDFTTIQYGVGGNSRTTGKDFYRLGERHNSEYFGFNHSSSKQPEGIQPWFWNGEARRLDAPPGYILNDQKLNEEFLMPGSNLKYNDIDAIAQSKQVNADAMKLYRYKAIPNQNLRFALGRRYNFSNGLLFGFSASANIRNEQNIVAFNNVRGSGIINGYGEKQHMIESDTIGQNGAGTSYRFNSSSGLVANFGLKGQDFKLAFKNMYARTFNNNYSENIRSTFTNLNNPPTKNQYQLPETMSLQQHQLSGEYQLPWKIKAEGMFAYNRIKQQILDERKLRYGLTTILDGNYMFQSPNLLSLSNWSNHSETGFDSRMWTEINENDFNWAMAFSRVFGEGKSVSTLVKAGYQGWKKNRNLSVFRLLPFTRSYMPDDPSKSAPAIEKPYDILFSPETIGNGVGQAYYYPEPIGGNVYDGDMSSHAGYLMLDQKFWNKLRLVYGFRAEYYNLLNRQDEMFRKQNGDPDADNNKLLLYKLMIRENNWKFLPSINATYSVTNTFNVRGSYSKTAIRPDFRESGFFGFYDFELDAIVSGDNVESTFIDNVDLRLEWYPSPGEIISLTGFYKYLDKPIELIENEDVSPGTAYVFNNMESAKNMGLEFEVRKNLSFIGEADWLSKAFLNANGTLLKSEVNALSQWRHKLVDDRTIAEREKERAPNQDRPLMGQSPWLLNLGVGYWGDSFGVTASYNHRGYRTNTASVNPNRVEYELAPRQIDFQVYKRFLKQKLEVKFNAANLLDEWTRYYQNQSAYSNSQGEKGEIIYELVKGDNKYNRADDDIITYRKKDGRRFSLSVTYNF